A stretch of Corallococcus macrosporus DNA encodes these proteins:
- a CDS encoding metallophosphoesterase has product MRTLFIGDVHGCSAELDALLKACDWTPGDRVVLVGDLVAKGPDSAGVVRRAREHGFQAVKGNHDAHVLRWHGGHAAKGKKLKPEHRQVLDTLCAADWAWMERLPSYLHLPDLNVLAVHAGLVPGVPLTEQKEEFLFNLRSIAADGTPSKRLEAGEPWGSLWKGPELVIFGHDAMRGLQKHPFAVGLDSGCVYGGKLTAYVLPEGKFYSVPAARAYMAL; this is encoded by the coding sequence ATGCGAACGCTCTTCATCGGAGATGTGCACGGCTGTTCCGCCGAGCTGGACGCGCTCCTGAAGGCGTGTGACTGGACGCCCGGCGACCGGGTGGTGCTGGTGGGCGACCTGGTGGCGAAGGGGCCGGACTCCGCGGGCGTGGTGCGGCGGGCGCGCGAGCACGGCTTCCAGGCGGTGAAGGGCAACCACGACGCGCACGTGCTGCGCTGGCACGGTGGGCACGCGGCGAAGGGCAAGAAGCTCAAGCCCGAGCACCGGCAGGTGCTGGACACGCTCTGCGCCGCGGACTGGGCCTGGATGGAGCGGCTGCCCTCCTATCTGCACCTGCCGGACCTGAACGTGCTGGCGGTGCACGCGGGGCTGGTGCCCGGGGTGCCGCTGACGGAGCAGAAGGAGGAGTTCCTCTTCAACCTGCGCAGCATCGCGGCGGACGGGACGCCGTCGAAGCGGCTGGAGGCGGGCGAGCCCTGGGGCAGCCTGTGGAAGGGCCCGGAGCTGGTCATCTTCGGCCACGACGCCATGCGCGGCCTGCAGAAGCACCCCTTCGCGGTGGGGCTGGACTCCGGCTGCGTCTACGGCGGCAAGCTCACCGCGTACGTGCTGCCGGAGGGGAAGTTCTACTCGGTGCCGGCGGCCCGCGCGTACATGGCGCTGTAG
- a CDS encoding sigma-70 family RNA polymerase sigma factor, whose translation MTARGKTEPAGALSVLQERLAQALEAARQSWPDIPLEGSRFAAHLARLVPADGHEDAWGKLHMADVYLARAAADGLPSALATFEERLMPEVDAAVARLKLPPAGLDEVRQALRQRMLVGSAEAPARLAAYPGTGPLAGWVRAAALWLALDWQRQRSGQAQSEDGDLSMLVAPGDDPELAYLKQTYRAEFTASFQAALAALSARQRNFLRLKYLDGLGIDQLGALYGVHRSTAARWVVGAQEELLDGTRQRLTERLRLTRSQLDSVLRLISSQLDVSLSRLLRTKAE comes from the coding sequence ATGACCGCTCGAGGAAAGACGGAGCCGGCAGGCGCCCTCTCCGTCCTCCAGGAGCGGCTGGCCCAGGCCCTGGAAGCGGCCCGCCAGTCCTGGCCGGACATCCCGCTGGAGGGCTCGCGCTTCGCGGCGCACCTGGCCCGGCTGGTGCCCGCGGACGGCCACGAGGACGCCTGGGGCAAGCTGCACATGGCGGACGTGTACCTGGCCCGGGCGGCGGCGGACGGGCTGCCCTCCGCGCTGGCCACGTTCGAGGAGCGCCTCATGCCGGAGGTGGACGCGGCGGTGGCGCGGCTGAAGCTGCCCCCGGCCGGCCTGGACGAGGTCCGTCAGGCCCTGCGGCAGCGGATGCTGGTGGGCAGCGCGGAGGCCCCGGCGCGGCTGGCGGCGTACCCGGGCACCGGGCCGCTCGCGGGCTGGGTGCGCGCGGCGGCGCTGTGGCTGGCGCTGGACTGGCAGCGCCAGCGCTCCGGGCAGGCGCAGTCGGAGGACGGCGACCTGTCCATGCTGGTGGCGCCCGGAGACGACCCGGAGCTGGCGTACCTCAAGCAGACGTACCGCGCGGAGTTCACCGCGTCCTTCCAGGCGGCGCTGGCGGCCCTGTCCGCCCGGCAGCGCAACTTCCTGCGGCTGAAGTACCTGGACGGGCTGGGCATCGACCAGTTGGGGGCGCTCTACGGCGTGCACCGCTCCACGGCGGCGCGCTGGGTGGTGGGCGCGCAGGAGGAGCTGCTGGACGGGACGCGGCAGCGGCTGACGGAGCGGCTGCGGCTGACGCGCTCGCAGCTGGACAGCGTGCTGCGCCTCATCTCCAGCCAGTTGGACGTGAGCCTCAGCCGGCTCCTGCGCACCAAGGCCGAGTAG
- the alr gene encoding alanine racemase, whose amino-acid sequence MAGVGGGLAGGPGGLGVGPGDAVYSSWLEVSASHLKHNVAAFRALESTGPTPRALGAVLKGNAYGHGLAQVLPLVHAGVDVLYFIAPQDALTVRAHEAAHGLPARQVVVLGAVAPEEAVVLAHQGIDVVVADRSWADAVPSLRAAKLTRPLRVHVHIDTGLGREGFTLDQLPRETAFLAEAPDVFEPVGVLSHFANTEDVTEQGYSLAQLDAFETALGHLTAQLKPAKPLQRHIAASAAALVLPRARYEAARVGISLYGLWPSPETRLSARLVLGELPVLKPVLSWRCKSQVVKWLPAGAYVGYGCTYRCPEPTRLAVLPVGYYDGYPRLASGKAHVLVNGRRCAVLGRVMMNHLMVDVTRATSDERPVTATLLGRDGEESVSAESLAGWAQTIHYELVTRLGAHLRRVVVE is encoded by the coding sequence GTGGCTGGAGTTGGCGGTGGGCTCGCGGGTGGGCCTGGTGGGCTCGGAGTCGGGCCGGGTGACGCGGTGTACTCCTCGTGGCTGGAGGTGAGCGCATCCCACCTCAAGCACAACGTGGCGGCGTTCCGCGCGCTGGAGTCCACGGGTCCCACGCCCCGGGCGCTGGGCGCGGTGCTCAAGGGCAACGCCTACGGCCACGGTCTGGCGCAGGTGCTGCCGCTGGTGCACGCGGGCGTGGACGTCCTCTACTTCATCGCCCCGCAGGACGCGCTCACGGTGCGCGCGCACGAGGCCGCGCACGGGCTGCCCGCGCGGCAGGTGGTGGTGCTGGGCGCGGTGGCTCCGGAGGAGGCCGTCGTGCTGGCGCACCAGGGCATCGACGTGGTGGTGGCGGACCGCTCGTGGGCGGACGCGGTGCCTTCCTTGCGCGCGGCGAAGCTGACGCGCCCCTTGCGCGTGCACGTGCACATCGACACGGGGCTGGGCCGCGAGGGCTTCACGTTGGATCAGCTTCCGCGCGAGACGGCGTTCCTCGCGGAGGCGCCGGACGTGTTCGAGCCGGTGGGCGTGCTCAGCCACTTCGCCAACACGGAGGACGTGACGGAGCAGGGGTACTCGCTGGCGCAGTTGGACGCGTTCGAGACGGCGCTGGGGCACCTGACGGCGCAGCTCAAGCCCGCGAAGCCGTTGCAGCGGCACATCGCCGCGAGCGCCGCGGCGCTGGTGCTGCCCCGGGCGCGCTACGAGGCGGCGCGGGTGGGCATCTCGCTGTATGGGCTGTGGCCCTCGCCGGAGACGCGGCTGTCGGCGCGGCTGGTGCTGGGCGAATTGCCGGTGCTCAAGCCGGTGCTGTCGTGGCGGTGCAAAAGCCAGGTGGTGAAGTGGCTGCCGGCGGGCGCGTACGTGGGCTACGGCTGCACGTACCGCTGCCCGGAGCCCACGCGTCTGGCGGTGCTGCCGGTGGGCTACTACGACGGCTATCCGCGCCTCGCGTCAGGCAAGGCGCACGTGCTGGTGAACGGGCGGCGGTGCGCGGTGCTGGGCCGCGTGATGATGAACCACCTGATGGTGGACGTGACGCGAGCCACGTCCGACGAGCGCCCGGTGACGGCCACGCTCCTGGGCCGCGATGGAGAAGAGTCCGTGTCCGCCGAGTCCCTGGCCGGCTGGGCGCAGACCATCCACTACGAGCTGGTGACCCGCCTGGGCGCGCACCTGCGCCGAGTAGTGGTGGAGTAG